Genomic segment of Corynebacterium urealyticum DSM 7109:
TGCAATCATGCCGGCGAGGCGCTGGCCCCAGTCGTCGTCGACGCAGACCACGGCGGCAGGCAGCTCCGCGCCCTCGGCCTGAGCCTGGAGGAACAGCTGGGCCTTCGTCTCGAAGTAGTCCTCCATCGTCGGGTGGAAATCCAGGTGGTCCTGGCTCAAGTTGGTGAAGCCGGCGACGTCGAAATCGATGCCGGTCACCCGCCCCAGCGCGAGCGCATGCGAGCTGACCTCCATGACCACGTGGGTGACCCCGCGGTCGCGCATCTGCGCCAGCAGAGCCTGCATGGTCGGCGCCTCGGGGGTGGTGAGCTTCGTGGGGATCTGCTCGCCATTGATTCGGGTGCCGGTGGTGCCGATGATGCCGACGCTGTGCTTGGCCATCAGGGCGCGCTCGATGAGGTACGTCGTGGTGGTCTTACCCGAGGTTCCGGTGATGCCGATGATGCGCAGGTCGCGGCTCGGGTGGCCGTAGACCGCCGCGGCGACCGGCCCCATCCAGCGCCGGACGTCGTCGACGACCAGCAGCGGGAGGTCCGCATCGGCGAGGATCTCCGCGCCCTCGGCATCCGTGAGGACGGCAGCGGCCCCGCTGTCTGCTGCGAAGGTCGCGCCGTGGACGCGGCTACCCGGAACGGCGCAGAACAGGCCGCCGGGCTGGACGTCCGCGGAACCGATGGCGGCGGAGTCGACGGTGACGTCCTGATGGGTAGCGGCGACCGTACCGCCGGTCAGTGCCGCGAGTTCGCGGAGGGTTACCCCGCGGGTGTTGCGGTCGGAATTGTCAGTGGCCTGGTGGGTTGCCATGTTATCGAGCCTCCAGCATGAGCCGTGGTGCCTTCGGAGAAGGCGGAACGTTGTAGTGATCCATCAACCAGGATGCAATGTTGTGGAAGGTCGGCGCAGCCGAGCCCCCGCCGCCACCGCCTTCCTCGGTGCCACGCTGCGGGTTGTCCAGCATGATCGCGACGACGAAGCGGGGGTTATCCGCCGGGGCGATGCCCGCGAAGGTGATCCAGTAGTTGGAGTTCGAGTACGCGCCGGTGTCCGGATCAATCTGCTGGGCGGTGCCGGTCTTGCCGGCGATCTGATAACCCTCGACCGCAGCCGCCGCACCGGTGCCGTTCTGCACACCGTTCGGGTCACCCTGGGTGACGGACTGGAACATGGCGCGGACGGTCTTCGCCGTCTCTGCGGACACGGCGCGCGTCTCGGATTGAACCGGCTGCGGGACGTCCTCCCCGTCCGAGTTGGTGATGGACTTGATCAGGCGCGGCTGGACGCGGACGCCGTCGTTGGCGATCGCCTGGTAGATGCTCGCCATCTGCAGCAGGTTCATGGACATGCCCTGCCCGATGGGCAGGTTGGCGAAGGTACCGCCCGACCACTGGGAGAGCTCGGGCATGTAGCCCGCGGCCTCGTGTGGCATGCCCACGTCTGCGGCCTGGCCTACGCCGAACTTCCGGAAGTACTCGTACATCTTCTCCTGACCGACGCGCTCGGCGAGCATCAGAGTGCCGACGTTGGAGGACTTCCCGAACACGCCGGTGGTGGTGTACGGGGCCACGCCGTGCTCCCAGGCGTCGCGGACGGTGACACCGGCCATCTCGATGGAGCCGGGCACCTTCAGCACCTCGTCCGGGGTGGTCTTCTTCTCCTCGATGGCGGCCGCGGCCGTCATGATCTTGGCGATGGAGCCCGGCTCGAAGGTTTCCGCGGTGTTGCGGTCGCCGAAGGCCTTGTTGCCCCGCAGCTGCTTCTGCAGGTCACCGTTGGGATCGATCGTGTCGGAGGTGGCCATCGCGATGACCTCTGCGGACTTGGCATCCAGCACGACGGCGGAAGCGGACTCGGCCTTGGAGTTATCCTTTGCCTGCTGCACCTGCTGCTGGATGAAGGCCTGCGCGTCGAGGTCGAGGGTGAGCTCGAAGTTATCGCCGTTGACCGGCGGGTGCTCGTCGCGGGCGGAGCCTGGGATAGTAAGGCCACCAGCGATGTCCAGGGTCTTGGAGCCGTTAACACCCTGCAGTCGGCTGTCCTGGGAGAGCTCCAGGCCGAATTGGCCCTGGTTATCGGAGCTGATCTTGCCGATGATGTTCTGGGCCACCGCACCGTTGGGGTACTGGCGGATGTCCTGGCGTTCCGCGGTGATCTCCGGGAACTTTTCGGTGACCTTCTGCGCGACGTCCGGGGCGACGTTGCGGACGAGGACGGTGTAGGTGACCTTCTCGTCGGTGAGCTTCTTGCGGAGGTCTTCCTTCTTCACCCGGCCTTCGGATGCCGGGATCATGTCGGGCAGTTCTTCGATGATCTGCTCGATGCGCTCGTCGGCTGGCGGGACCTCATCCGGGTTCGCCTTGTGGCGTTCGTCCATGTAGCCGCGCAGCTTATTCGGCAGCACGGACAGCGACTTGGCTTCCATCGTGTAGGCGAGGTTGCGACCCTCGCGGTCGACGATAGCGCCACGGTGGGCTGGTTCGGCGATGAAGGCTGTGCGCTGGGCGGCGGCGTGTTCCGCGAGCGTTGGGCCTGCGATGAGCTGGACCCAGGTCAGGCGCAGGATGAGTGCGAGGACGACGATAACGACGGCAAACAGGGACAGCCGCAGGCGCTTGTTATAGCGTTGCGGGCTGTTGTCGAGGAGCAGCAGCGCTCGCGTATTCCGCGAGCCGTCTGCCGGCCGACGGTTCCACTGCTGAGCCAACGGTGTGTGTCCTCCTCGATCTTTGTCTTCACAGTTGCAAGATCGGCATGGTTCTTGGGTTGGAGACGCAGATCTTCACTGGCCGGGACGTGGCGGTGTCCCGGAAGTTT
This window contains:
- a CDS encoding peptidoglycan D,D-transpeptidase FtsI family protein, yielding MAQQWNRRPADGSRNTRALLLLDNSPQRYNKRLRLSLFAVVIVVLALILRLTWVQLIAGPTLAEHAAAQRTAFIAEPAHRGAIVDREGRNLAYTMEAKSLSVLPNKLRGYMDERHKANPDEVPPADERIEQIIEELPDMIPASEGRVKKEDLRKKLTDEKVTYTVLVRNVAPDVAQKVTEKFPEITAERQDIRQYPNGAVAQNIIGKISSDNQGQFGLELSQDSRLQGVNGSKTLDIAGGLTIPGSARDEHPPVNGDNFELTLDLDAQAFIQQQVQQAKDNSKAESASAVVLDAKSAEVIAMATSDTIDPNGDLQKQLRGNKAFGDRNTAETFEPGSIAKIMTAAAAIEEKKTTPDEVLKVPGSIEMAGVTVRDAWEHGVAPYTTTGVFGKSSNVGTLMLAERVGQEKMYEYFRKFGVGQAADVGMPHEAAGYMPELSQWSGGTFANLPIGQGMSMNLLQMASIYQAIANDGVRVQPRLIKSITNSDGEDVPQPVQSETRAVSAETAKTVRAMFQSVTQGDPNGVQNGTGAAAAVEGYQIAGKTGTAQQIDPDTGAYSNSNYWITFAGIAPADNPRFVVAIMLDNPQRGTEEGGGGGGSAAPTFHNIASWLMDHYNVPPSPKAPRLMLEAR
- a CDS encoding UDP-N-acetylmuramoyl-L-alanyl-D-glutamate--2,6-diaminopimelate ligase, with protein sequence MATHQATDNSDRNTRGVTLRELAALTGGTVAATHQDVTVDSAAIGSADVQPGGLFCAVPGSRVHGATFAADSGAAAVLTDAEGAEILADADLPLLVVDDVRRWMGPVAAAVYGHPSRDLRIIGITGTSGKTTTTYLIERALMAKHSVGIIGTTGTRINGEQIPTKLTTPEAPTMQALLAQMRDRGVTHVVMEVSSHALALGRVTGIDFDVAGFTNLSQDHLDFHPTMEDYFETKAQLFLQAQAEGAELPAAVVCVDDDWGQRLAGMIADSGLQALTVGTTKQSGADWQVTDVHVTPAGRQEITVATEGEEFSYDIGLVGSFNVANSLLAISCVTQLGEDPQAAAAAIADVQVPGRMQAVDAGQPFLAVVDYAHKPGAVAAVVRTLSDYLPSPTGRIGIVLGAGGNRDHDKRPMMGEEAAKVADAVFVTDDNPRDEEPAPIRSMILDGVRKAAEAREANGEKVFYDDVPGRADAIRAAVAWARPGDAIVVAGKGHETGQEVRGEIHPFADLEELAAALEQRAGVDQQASTKIRD